GTGGTCGTCGGGGTCTGGGTGGGGAACGACGACAACTCGCCCATGCGGAACGTGACGGGCGGCGCCCTGCCCGCCCGCATCTTCCAGGACTTCGTCCGCAACGCGGACCGCGCCAAGACCGCGGAGGCGCCAATGCCCGCCACCCGGCCCGCCCGCGCGCCGGAACCCACCCGCGCGCCGCCGGTCCGCGGCGTGGCGAGCGTGGTGGACACGGCCACGCTGCGCCTCGGCAACCGCGCCCTGCAGCTGACCGGGGTGATCGGGATGCGCGGGGAGTATGCCCGCCAGCTCGCCCTCTACCTCGCCGGGCGGGAGGTGGCGTGCGAGCCCGTGGGGGACGGCGCGCATCGCTGCAGCGTGGAGGGGCGCGACCTGTCGGACGTGGTGCTGTTCAACGGCGGCGGCCGCGCCAGCGCCGATGCCTCGCCCGAGCTGCGGCGGAGCGAGACGGAGGCGCGGGAGGCCGGGCGGGGGGTCTGGGCGGGGGGCTAGCGCCCCTTCACCCCTTCACCCCTCCACCGGCACCCCGGCCTCGTCCTTGGATGTCCGGATGGTCTGCAGGGTGCGGACGTGCATGACGAGCTCCGAGCCCGTCAGCCGGTTCGTCAGCTCGTTCTCGTGCGCGGGGTTGCGGGCGACGAGGCGCAGCAGGAAGTCGCCGCCGCCGCGGATCATGTGGCACTCCCGCACCTCCGGCCAGTCCCGCACCATGGCCTCGAAGGATTCCAGCACCGGCAGCTTCTGGCTCTCCAGCCCCACCACGGCGAAGAAGGTGATCTCCCAGCCGAGCGAGGCCGGGTCCACGTCGGCGTGGTAGCCGCGGATCACGCCGGATTCCTCCAGCCGGCGGACGCGGCGCAGGCAGGGCGGGGCGGAGAGGCCCACCCGGGCGGCCAGCGCCACGTTCGTCATGCGGCCATCGGCCTGCAGCTCGCGCAGGATCTCGCGGTCGGTTGCGTCGAGGGCGCCGGGCGCGAAGCCGTTGCCGAGGTCTTTCAAGGGCGGTTCTTCTCTCGGGCCGTCTTGAGGGGCCGGTCGCGGGTCGGGTCTCGGGTAAGGCTTGCCGCCCGAGCTGCGGGCCGGAGCTCCTGCCCCCGACTATCCCCTGAGCGGGGGGGCGGCTTCAAGGCCCGCCGTATCCCGAGAGGTCCAGGGGTGGTGCAAGGCGGCGCGCGCACCGATATGGTGGTGCCGCGACTCTGCACTGCCTTCAGGACATGGACGTGGCCAACACCCACCGTACGCGACTGCTCATCCTCGGCGCCGGCCCGGCCGGCTACACCGCCGCCATCTACGCCGCGCGCGCCGGGCTCGAGCCGATCCTCGTCGCGGGGCTCCAGCCGGGGGGTCAGCTCACCATCACCACCGATGTCGAGAACTACCCCGGCTTTGCCAGCGCGGTTCAGGGCCCCTGGCTGATGGAGCAGATGCAGGCCCAGGCCGCCCATGTCGGCACGCGCATCATCCAGGACGTCATCACCGGGGTGGAGCTGGGGGCGAAGCCCTTCCGGGCCGTCGGCGATTCGGGCGACACCTACGAGGCCTCCGCCATGGTGATCGCCACCGGCGCCCAGGCGCGCTGGCTCGGCATCCCCGGGGAGAAGGAGCTCTCGGGCTTCGGCGTCTCCGCCTGCGCCACCTGCGACGGCTTCTTCTTCCGCAGCCGCGAGGTGGCGGTGATCGGCGGCGGCAACTCGGCGGTGGAGGAGGCCCTCTACCTCGCCGGGCTGGCGTCCAAGGTCACGCTGGTCCACCGGCGGGACAGCCTGCGGGCGGAGCGGATCATGCAGGAGCGGCTGTTCAAGCACCCCCGCATTTCCGTGGTCTGGAACGCGGTGGTGGAGGAGGCGCTGGCGACCGAGGGCAAGTTCCGCGCCCTGCGCGCCCTGCGGCTGCGCGACCTCGCCGGCGGCGGCACCACCGAGCTTCCGGTGGACGGCATGTTCGTGGCGATCGGGCACGACCCCGCCACCGCCCTGTTCCGCGGCCAGCTGGAGACGGATGCGGACGGCTACATCGTGACCGAGCCGGGATCGACCCGCACCAGCATCCCCGGCGTTTTTGCGGCCGGCGACGTGCAGGACCGGATCTACCGCCAGGCCGTCACCGCCGCGGGTTCGGGCTGCATGGCAGCGCTGGACGCCGAGAAGTGGCTGGCCCACATGCCCGACGACGCCCCCGCTGTGGCGGCCTACGACGCGGTGGACGGCTGATGCCGCTGGACTGGGACAAGCTGCGGGTCTTCCACGCCGTCGCGGAGGCGGGATCCTTCACCCATGCCGGGGACACGCTGAACCTCAGCCAGTCCGCCGTCTCCCGCCAGATCCAGGCGCTGGAGGAGAGCCTGAACGTGCCGCTGTTCCACCGGCACGCGCGCGGGCTGATCCTGACGGAGCAGGGCGAGACGCTGAACAAGACGGTGCGCGAGGTCTTCGCCAAGCTGGCGATGACGGAGGCCCTGCTGACCGAGAGCCGGGAGCGCGCGGCGGGGCGGCTGAAGGTGACGACCACCACTGGCTTCGGCGCCAACTGGCTCGCCCCGCGGCTGGAGCGCTTCCTGAAGCTGCACCCCGACATGACGGTGACGCTGCTGCTGGACGACACGGAGCTGGACCTGGCGATGCGGGAGGCGGACCTTGCCATCCGCATGCACGCGCCGCGGCAGCCGGACCTGATCCAGCGGCACATCGCGACCTTCGGCTGGAAGGTGGTGGGATCGCCGGACTACCTGCGCGGCGCCGGGATCCCGCAGCGGGCGGAGGACCTGGATGCCCACCGGCTGATCATCTACGGCGACTATCACCCGCCCGTGGAGGACATTAACTGGCTGGCCGAGGCGGGCCGTCGGCAGGGATCCCCTCGCCGGGCGGCGGTGGAGGTGAACTCGCTTCCGGCCATGCTGCGGGCGGTGCGCTCCGGCCTCGGGATCGCCGCCCTGCCCGACTACATGGGCGAGGACCTGGCGGACCTGGTGCCCGTGCTGACGGAGCTGAAGACCCCGAAGATCGAGGCCTTCTTCGTTTATCCGGAGGAGATGCGGAACTCCAAGCGCGTGGCGGTCTTCCGCGACTTCCTCGTGGCGGAGCTGGCCGGGCATGTCTGACCGACGCCGCCGTTCCGTGCTGCGGTGCGTCATGCAGCACCCGCATGGCCGCTGGACGTTATTGGCGCGCCCGGCATCGGAGGGCCGGGCCTAACCTTTCCTTCGTTCGGTGATTGATCCGGACGGGGTCCTCGGGACCCCGCGTCTCCCAGACGTGAAGCCTCCCTGTATGCACTTGCCCGGAAGGCTCAGGCTTCAGGCCGTCGCTTTCCGGGCTTTCTTTTTTGCCCGCGCAGTGCCACCTGAGCGCCAGCGCGAAGCGGAGGGGCGGGCGGGCAGCACCAGCCGGCAGGGCCCCGCACCGGCACCCATCAGAGAGAGACGATGCGAACCCTCAAGGGCACAGACTTCAACGACCGCAGCAAGAACTCCGACGAGGCCAAGAAGGCCCTTCTCGAGCGCTTCAAGGCGCGGCCGACGGCCGAGGATCCGGCCGTGCAGGCCCGGATGGAGGAGCGCCGGCAGATTATCCAGGCGCGCGAGGCGCGCGAGGCCGAGCGCCGCCGCCTGAAGGAGGAGGAGAAAGCCCGCCAGGAGGCCGAGCGCCTGCGGCTGATCGCCGAGGAGGAGGCCCGCCAGGCCGAGCTGGCCCGCGAGGCCGCGGAGGCCGCGGAGCGGGCCCGCCAGGAGCTGATCGAGGCCAAGCTGGAGCGCGACCGGCGCTACGCGGCCCGCAAGGCCCGCGCTAAGGGCAAGAAGTAAGCGCCACCGCGCCGCCATTCCGCGCCGCTGGCCCGGGGGAGAACCCGGGGCCGGCGGCGTTTTCGTGTACCGCTACTCCGCCCTGATACCGGCGTCCCGGACCAGCGCGCCCATCTCGGCGCGTCCCCGGACGATGAAGCGGGCGAAATCGGCGGGCGAGGAGCCGACGGGCACCGCCACCAGCCCGTCCAGCCGCGACTTCACCTCCGGATCGGCAAGGGCGGAGGTGGTCGCGGCGTGCAACCGCTCCGCCACCGCCGCCGGCGTGCCGGCCGGGGCGAAGAGGGCGCACCACTCCGCGATGGTGAGGCCGGGCAGCCCCGCCTCGGCGAAGGTCGGCACGTCCGGCCGCGCGGCGATCCGCGATTCGGTCGCCACCGCCAGCAGACGCGCCCGGCCCGAATCGGCCACGGGCCCGGCGGAGAGCACGGTGATGAAGGCGCCGTCCAGCACCCCGGCCGCTAGGTCCCGCGCCGCGTCGGCGCCGCCGCGGTAGGGGGCGTGCGTCACCTCGATCCCCGCCAGCCGTCCGAACTGGGCGAGCGCCAGGTGGCCTGCCGTGGCGTTGCCCTGGGTGCCCATGTTCAGCGCGCCCGGCCGCGCCTTCGCCGCCGCGACGAAGTCCGCCACGCTGCGGATCGGGCTGTCGGCCTTCACCGCCAGCACCTGCGGGAAGGTGGCCGCCAGCGTCACCGGCAGGAAGGCCGTGGCGTAGTCGAAGGCGAGGCCCCGCAGCAGGCTGGGGTTCACCACATGGGAGGAGGCGTCCCAGAGCAGGGTGTGCCCGTCCGGCGCCGCCTGGGCCACCACCGCCCCGCCGTTGGAGCCGCCGCCGCCCGTGCGGTTCTCCACCACCACCGTCTGGCCGAGCCGGTCGCCCAGGCGGGGTGCGAGCACGCGGGCCACGCTGTCCGCGGCGCCGCCGGCGGCGAAGGCGACGATCAGGCGGATGGGGCGGTTCGGCCAGGCTGCCTGGGCGCGCGACGGGCGCGGCGCGGTGAGGGCGGCGATGGCGGCGCCCGCGGCCGTCCATCCCAGCATCGTGCGGCGTCCGAGCATGGCCATCTCCTCACCCCCTGTCGTTGCCGGGATGGAGGCGGCGGGCGCGGCGGACGTCAAGCCCTGCGGCTTGCGGCGCGCCCGCCTCTCGCGCTTGATGGGGTCATGCCGATGATGACGAGAGCCGGGCGGTCGCACGCCCCCTGCCCGCGTGCCGTGTCCTGGCCGGTCCGCCGGGCATGACGGCCGCCCTTCTCGGCAGCGCGCCCGATCCCGACGGGCCGCGCGACCTGCCGGAGGACCTCTGCGGCCGGATCGCTTTCGTCGCGGCAACCTCGGAGGAGGCGGCGGCGGCCAGGGCGGCGCTGGTGGCGATCTACGGCGACGCCCCGCCGGAGGAGGCGGCCGTGGTGGTGGCGCTGGGGGGCGACGGCGCGATGCTGGAGACGCAGCACCGCCTGCTCGGCCGCAATCTGCCGGTCTACGGCATGAACCGCGGCAGCGTCGGCTTCCTGATGAACCCCTACCGCGAGGAGGGCCTGACGGAGCGGCTGCGCGCCGCCCAGGCCGCGCTGCTGCAGCCCCTGCGGATGCGGACGACGGGCGCCGATGGCAGCGTGGCGGAGGCGCTGGCGATCAACGAGGTTTCCCTGCTGCGGGAGACGCGGCAGGCCGCGAAGATCCGCATCCTGGTAGACGGGAAGGAGCGGATGGCGGAGCTGATCTGCGACGGCATCCTGGTGGCCACGCCGGCGGGCAGCACGGCCTACAACCTATCCGCCCACGGGCCGATCATCCCGCTGGGGACGAACCTGCTGGCGATGACGCCTATCTCCGCCTTCCGGCCCCGCCGCTGGCGAGGGGCGCTGCTGCCGGGCACCGCCTCAGTCGCCTTCGAGATCCTGGAGGCGGAGAAGCGGCCCGTGGCGGCGGTGGCGGACTACACGGAGGTGCGCGACATCCGCCGCGTGGAGATCTGCGAGGACGCGCGCGTGCGGCTGACCATGCTGTTTGACCCCGACCACGGGCTGCCCGAGCGCATCCTGGCGGAGCAGTTCACGGTCTGAGAAAACCTTCCAGCGTGGCCAGCACCTCCTCCGGCGCTTCCTCCGCGAGGTAGTGGCCGCTGTTCACCGGCCCGCCCTCGATCGTGCCGTCGGCGTAGTCGCGCCAGAGCTTCAGCGGCTCGTACCACTTGCCGATCTTGCCTTTCGACCCCCAGAGCACGAGCATGGGACAGCGCACCCGGACGCCCTCGGCGCGGGAGGCGCGGTCGTGCTCCAGGTCGATGCCCGTCGCGGCGCGGTAGTCCTCGCAGATGGATTCCACCGTGCCGGGCAGGTTCAGGGCGGCGAGGTAGTCGGCCCGCGCTTCCGGGTGGAAGAACCCGTCATCCTTCGGCTCGCGGGTGGTGTGAAGGCGGAACCAGTCCTCCACGTCGCGGCGGATCAGGCGTTCCGGCAGAGGGTGCGGCTGGGCGAGCAGGAACCAGTGGTAGTAGCCGAGCGCGAAGTCCATGTCCGTGCGCTCGAAATGCGCGAGGGTGGGGACGATGTCCATGGTGCAGAGCCGCTCCACCCTGTTGCCATGGTCCAGCGCCAGGCGGTGCGCCACGCGGGCGCCGCGGTCATGGCTGACCACGCGGAAGGTGTCGTGGCCGAGCGCGGTCATCAGCGCAGCCATGTCCGCCGCCATCTCCCGCTTGCTGAAGGCGGCGCTGCCGGGAGCGACGTGGGGCTTGCCGCTGAAGCCGTAGCCGCGCAGGTCCGGCAGGACCACGGTGAAGCGCTGGGCCAGCACGGGGGCCACCTTGTGCCACATGGCGTGGGTCTGCGGGTTGCCGTGCAGCAGCAGCAGCGGCGGCCCCTCCCCCGCGCGGCGGAGGCGGAGCGTGGTGCCGTTTGCCTCCCGGGTCTCCAGCGTGAAGCCCTCGAACAACATGCGCCCTTCCCTTCCCGGTGCGGGCGCATCCTGCGCCGGCGCGCGGCGCGCGTCAGCCCGGCCACGCGCGGGGCGCGGGCGTGCTGCCGTCAGGGCGCCGTTTCCAGCGCGGGCGATCCGTGCGATCCGTGCTGGCAATCCCCCGCGCCGCGCGGTTCACCAATCAAGGGATGGGAGGTTCCCGCCATGCTCACCCGTCGTCACGCCCTGGCCCTGCCAGGCCTCATATCCATGCCCGCCGTGGCGCGCGCGCAGGGGGGCAGCCCGGACTGGACGCCGACGCGGCCGGTCGTGCTGGTCGTTCCCTACCCCGCCGGCGGACCGACAGACGTGCTGGCGCGGATGGTGGCCGGGGAGATGGCAAAAGACCTGGGCACGCCCGTGGTGGTGGAGAACGTGGCGGGTGGCGGCGGCTCCATCGGCTCCCGTCGCGTGGCGACAGGGCCGGCGGACGGCACGCAGATTATGCTCGCCTCCAACCAGACCCACGCCACCAACATCTCCCTGCTTCCGGACGGCGGCGGCTACGATCCGGTGAAGGACTTCGTGCCCGTCGCCGGGCTGGCGGACCTGCAGCACATCCTGGTGGTTCGCCCGGACGTGCCGGCCACCACCGTGGCGGAACTGCTGGGCCTGACGAAGGCGCGGCCGGGGGCAATCACCTGCGCCTCCACGGGCCAGGGCTCGGCCTCCCACCTCACCCTGGAGCTGTTCCGGGCCAGGACCGGGGCGGACATGGTGCATGTGCCCTACCGCGGCTCATCCCCAATGCTGAACGACCTCCTGGGCGGCCACGTGCAGGTCAGCTTCGCGACCGCCCCCACCGTGCTGACGCAGGTGCAGACGGGCAGGTTGCGCGCGCTGGCCGTGGCGTCGCCGCGCCGCTCCCCTCACCTGCCGGACTTGCCGACCCTGGCGGAAGCGGGGGTGCAGGGCGTTGAGGCGGATGCCTGGTTCGGCCTCTTCGCCCCGGCAGCCGTTCCCGCCCTGGCCCTGGCCCGGCTGCGCGCGCTCGCGCTGGCCGCCATGGCGCGGGAGCCGGTGCGCGCCCGCACCACGGAGGTGGGGATGGCGGTGAACGTCCGGGACGCTGACGCGATGGGCGCCTTCCTGAAGGAGGACATCGCCCGCTGGGCCGAGGTGA
This genomic window from Pararoseomonas sp. SCSIO 73927 contains:
- the trxB gene encoding thioredoxin-disulfide reductase — its product is MDVANTHRTRLLILGAGPAGYTAAIYAARAGLEPILVAGLQPGGQLTITTDVENYPGFASAVQGPWLMEQMQAQAAHVGTRIIQDVITGVELGAKPFRAVGDSGDTYEASAMVIATGAQARWLGIPGEKELSGFGVSACATCDGFFFRSREVAVIGGGNSAVEEALYLAGLASKVTLVHRRDSLRAERIMQERLFKHPRISVVWNAVVEEALATEGKFRALRALRLRDLAGGGTTELPVDGMFVAIGHDPATALFRGQLETDADGYIVTEPGSTRTSIPGVFAAGDVQDRIYRQAVTAAGSGCMAALDAEKWLAHMPDDAPAVAAYDAVDG
- a CDS encoding tripartite tricarboxylate transporter substrate-binding protein, with product MLGRRTMLGWTAAGAAIAALTAPRPSRAQAAWPNRPIRLIVAFAAGGAADSVARVLAPRLGDRLGQTVVVENRTGGGGSNGGAVVAQAAPDGHTLLWDASSHVVNPSLLRGLAFDYATAFLPVTLAATFPQVLAVKADSPIRSVADFVAAAKARPGALNMGTQGNATAGHLALAQFGRLAGIEVTHAPYRGGADAARDLAAGVLDGAFITVLSAGPVADSGRARLLAVATESRIAARPDVPTFAEAGLPGLTIAEWCALFAPAGTPAAVAERLHAATTSALADPEVKSRLDGLVAVPVGSSPADFARFIVRGRAEMGALVRDAGIRAE
- a CDS encoding LysR family transcriptional regulator yields the protein MPLDWDKLRVFHAVAEAGSFTHAGDTLNLSQSAVSRQIQALEESLNVPLFHRHARGLILTEQGETLNKTVREVFAKLAMTEALLTESRERAAGRLKVTTTTGFGANWLAPRLERFLKLHPDMTVTLLLDDTELDLAMREADLAIRMHAPRQPDLIQRHIATFGWKVVGSPDYLRGAGIPQRAEDLDAHRLIIYGDYHPPVEDINWLAEAGRRQGSPRRAAVEVNSLPAMLRAVRSGLGIAALPDYMGEDLADLVPVLTELKTPKIEAFFVYPEEMRNSKRVAVFRDFLVAELAGHV
- a CDS encoding DUF6481 family protein; protein product: MRTLKGTDFNDRSKNSDEAKKALLERFKARPTAEDPAVQARMEERRQIIQAREAREAERRRLKEEEKARQEAERLRLIAEEEARQAELAREAAEAAERARQELIEAKLERDRRYAARKARAKGKK
- a CDS encoding tripartite tricarboxylate transporter substrate-binding protein, translating into MLTRRHALALPGLISMPAVARAQGGSPDWTPTRPVVLVVPYPAGGPTDVLARMVAGEMAKDLGTPVVVENVAGGGGSIGSRRVATGPADGTQIMLASNQTHATNISLLPDGGGYDPVKDFVPVAGLADLQHILVVRPDVPATTVAELLGLTKARPGAITCASTGQGSASHLTLELFRARTGADMVHVPYRGSSPMLNDLLGGHVQVSFATAPTVLTQVQTGRLRALAVASPRRSPHLPDLPTLAEAGVQGVEADAWFGLFAPAAVPALALARLRALALAAMAREPVRARTTEVGMAVNVRDADAMGAFLKEDIARWAEVIRVAQVKPE
- a CDS encoding NAD kinase is translated as MTAALLGSAPDPDGPRDLPEDLCGRIAFVAATSEEAAAARAALVAIYGDAPPEEAAVVVALGGDGAMLETQHRLLGRNLPVYGMNRGSVGFLMNPYREEGLTERLRAAQAALLQPLRMRTTGADGSVAEALAINEVSLLRETRQAAKIRILVDGKERMAELICDGILVATPAGSTAYNLSAHGPIIPLGTNLLAMTPISAFRPRRWRGALLPGTASVAFEILEAEKRPVAAVADYTEVRDIRRVEICEDARVRLTMLFDPDHGLPERILAEQFTV
- a CDS encoding Lrp/AsnC family transcriptional regulator, with product MKDLGNGFAPGALDATDREILRELQADGRMTNVALAARVGLSAPPCLRRVRRLEESGVIRGYHADVDPASLGWEITFFAVVGLESQKLPVLESFEAMVRDWPEVRECHMIRGGGDFLLRLVARNPAHENELTNRLTGSELVMHVRTLQTIRTSKDEAGVPVEG
- a CDS encoding alpha/beta hydrolase, with amino-acid sequence MLFEGFTLETREANGTTLRLRRAGEGPPLLLLHGNPQTHAMWHKVAPVLAQRFTVVLPDLRGYGFSGKPHVAPGSAAFSKREMAADMAALMTALGHDTFRVVSHDRGARVAHRLALDHGNRVERLCTMDIVPTLAHFERTDMDFALGYYHWFLLAQPHPLPERLIRRDVEDWFRLHTTREPKDDGFFHPEARADYLAALNLPGTVESICEDYRAATGIDLEHDRASRAEGVRVRCPMLVLWGSKGKIGKWYEPLKLWRDYADGTIEGGPVNSGHYLAEEAPEEVLATLEGFLRP